One Cardiocondyla obscurior isolate alpha-2009 linkage group LG09, Cobs3.1, whole genome shotgun sequence genomic window, TCGTTGTATATGCAATGAGCTGCCGTTATCAATAAATTTGGTTGAACGATAGATGCTCCACAAAAGAATGATTTTGATGTGCCGTTTACATCTTGGTACAATGAGGCGTGCCATGGAAATTCTGTGAGGTTTGCTAAATACCCGCCTATCGAGGTTGGTCTAACATTAAAAGGTAGAATTCCGCAATCTACAACAAACATTTCGATTGGAGAAATCCGTCTTAGCGtgataatacaaaatattttttttttttacataattatatatataaaaaaagataacttAAAATAACCATAATTCCATTATGCTTTACTGTGATAATTTTCGGGCAGGAaacagattaaaatatattaagatcatatcaaaaagtttattaaatatatttaatgtgtgtatatttatacgtaagTACTTAACTTaatagtatattattttatacatagcacacttaaaaataattttttaaataactttaattaaagcttTGGTTTATTAGGAAacagtatttaattataacctAAGTAGGAATATGGAGTATCATATTAGGCATGCAAATTATCTCAATAGCATATGGATTATATGATTATCAGATCAATTgctaaaatattcaaatttgtaataccattttttttttatgttaaatcgTGCCTACGGTTGATATGAGTATtctgttatattatatattgacTTTGGTATTCTAATATTTATGTCTTGATTATTAGAAATTCTGGTATTTGTATGTATAATGATTTTATCATCcgaaatttcaataaatgtaGGATTATTTCTATTTACACTAGTATGGAACGTTAATTCAgtttcattaatataaatatttatcgagatCGGACCTGGTACACATCTTATAAGGTCTGGAACCCATTGACCCCTTGCATTACATCTCACGCTTTGTTTTCTTCCAAGTATTAAACTAGTCTCAAGATGATAACTGTTTGCACAATATACATCTGCTCTTGTCATTGGTAAAACTGGCAATCCGCACGGTATAAATTCTTCATCATATGAACATTCAGCTCTGATTGATGGTTCGTTTAAAGCTGGACAGcgtatttctataaaataaaatttaaaataatatacaattatgattttaatcgctttaaaaataatttttgaaacatctttctttaattaaaatattcaatatttaagaacttatatttatttataatgtatgttaGTTTAATACCTTCGCAAATTGGTATATTAAGCCACTGTCCTCCAAAAATGCAGGAAACATCGGTCAAACCAGATGATATTTTATAACCGGAATTACAAGAATATACGAGACGAGATCCTAATCCCAGGTCTGTTGTTCCTACTGGAACGTCACAATTTTCGTCTCCTGGACATTGCGACGAATGTAACTTCCAATGACCGTTTTGCGGTTGCGAAGGTATTCTGCAACTATTGCTTGTCTCTAATGAAGGTATTGTTGGTCTTATTACTGACGGCGACCACGAAGATCTACATATTCTTGGATCTTCATCCGAGCCATCAGCGCAATTAATTACGCCGTCACATCGACGATCACCATCGATACAAGCTCCATAAGAACAACGGAAATTCGTTGTAGGACAACTGCAAAGAAATTTGTATATGTTTGTTATACAAGATATTTAATCAATGTACAATATTGCTATGTTTCAAATGTATACGTGGTATATAAAAGATCCTTACTGTACTAATCTACATACAGCAGCTGTTTCGTCGGAATTATCCCGACAATGTATAACTCCGTCACACACTTCGATGTTGCTAATACATTCCCTGTTATTGCACTTAAACTCGTCGTTCTTACAACCGTTCGAAGGTTTTGTTACATTTCTAACGCATTCAGGTAGTATCTCGTCACTATTGTCCACACAGTTTGAGATACCGTTACACGTCAGATCATTATCTATGCAGGCACCGTAATTGCAGCGAAAAGCATAAATGGGACATATAACACTTTCACATATATCCTCTGTCTCTTCTGATGCATCTTTGCAGTCCTTTGCACCATCACATACCATTGTATTATCTATGCATTGTCCATTGTTACATCGAAATTCAAACTttctgtttaaattattaaattagttaatattCATTGATAAGTTTGATGATTAGTTGATActcatttatttcaatattgcaTTACTTTTGTATAAATACTTACGGGCACTTAGTATTATCATCATTATCACCAAGTTGTGCTTTTCCAGAATCAATAATCACTGTAACGTCAAAAAAGGTGTtttacaagatttattttatttagaaagaaaatttattttacgtatgaAATAATCATGTGTAAGCTAAAGtcatttattacttatttcaattgtaattaaaatttctttcaacgTTGATTATAAGAGAATCTTACTATGTTCTATAATTtccataaaagaaaaaattatatagcaGAGTCGTCACATCGATTAGTGATATAAGACAAACTTTTATAAATGTGGCAAATGCATATATAACACATTTGCGCCTCATCTTCACTTATTATCTGTCTGACACGAGTAAACATGTAAGAAAGATAGATTCTTCTATACTGCGGTTCAAGGTCACGAAACTGGTTTTTCACACTGATCGTGATGGTTCGAAAATTCCGTAGAATACGGATGGTACGATTATCACGAGACATAAATTTTTCTACCcgaaatacaaattaaaaaaaaaattttaaagttgttacatttatttatcgttacctttatttataaattgttaatctgttaattattatatttacttgaaattaaaatataccaattgaataaaattttatgggTTAATTTTAGACGGTGAGTTAATTTGCTAATATCTATAAAGTTGGAACAGTGAAATTCCTTTTCCAAGTATCGTGGTACGATTTTTATATGCCGTAGAAACAAAGAATAGAGACAATGATTTTTTTTGCTTACCAGAAATAATTAGTAGTAGGAGAATCCGTTGAACAATCCGCATGATAAAACCACCGTTCGTTAAATGCTCACACACGTACTCTCCGTTGCTTTATATCACAGCACTCGAGACTCACTGCGATCATTCACTGCATTTGATGCTATAAAACTGGAATTACCCAACGAAAACGTGAACGAGCACGTCATCCTTGTACGCGCTCGTAGTAGTAAATACGAGAGGGGAAGAACACATTTTGTTCATATCTGTAAAAGTATCTATCTAGCGAACATGTAACAATTAATCAAGTGGAGTTATTACGactacgtaattttttttttttcaattataattcgAAGAATtttgtgagaaaaaaaaaaaaaataaaaataatagactTCCTTATATCGGAATGTTTAACAGTTACTAACATCATTGTTAccgttaattttataaatattgcgTAACTGAAATCTTGCAATTAATCTCGAAAGTAGAGAACACTTTAATGAtgatttaaaaactttttaatgtttCTTCGAGTATTTAATACAGAAACAAAGTTAGTTATCAAGAGACGCAGTAGTGTTTTACGTCAAATGTACCCGCAGTGGAATTATCGCGTATCTTAATGCGAGTCGCCGAGTTACGGCAtgttattttacgtttaaacGATAATTATGCATTATTATGCACGATTTCACGTTCTTCCGAATCATCTTCCACAGACAATACATCTCTATTACTAAACGAATAAAAAGGAAGGCCAACCAGCCATTTTAGTgttctatataaaattaagttaaggcttttgaacaaataaatatattcatacACACAATGTCGGGTTTAGAAAGGATACGTTTGTTCTGAAATTTCG contains:
- the LOC139105647 gene encoding modular serine protease-like — translated: MRIVQRILLLLIISVIIDSGKAQLGDNDDNTKCPKFEFRCNNGQCIDNTMVCDGAKDCKDASEETEDICESVICPIYAFRCNYGACIDNDLTCNGISNCVDNSDEILPECVRNVTKPSNGCKNDEFKCNNRECISNIEVCDGVIHCRDNSDETAAVCRLVHCPTTNFRCSYGACIDGDRRCDGVINCADGSDEDPRICRSSWSPSVIRPTIPSLETSNSCRIPSQPQNGHWKLHSSQCPGDENCDVPVGTTDLGLGSRLVYSCNSGYKISSGLTDVSCIFGGQWLNIPICEEIRCPALNEPSIRAECSYDEEFIPCGLPVLPMTRADVYCANSYHLETSLILGRKQSVRCNARGQWVPDLIRCVPDCGILPFNVRPTSIGGYLANLTEFPWHASLYQDVNGTSKSFFCGASIVQPNLLITAAHCIYNDNTKEVVNPEEIYILTGNLYREYNFDFHNQTIVKSNKVKHIYIKRSYVGVLGNYIQDIAVLEVIKPFELSAFLVPVCLGDNTNDWALFEPGQLGKVAGFGITEFNQPSQVLQALTVPLITHSECRSVSQSVNLEHFLTDDKFCAGFTNGSSVCDGDSGGGLVFKAKNLYYLRGIVSTSLGTITEGGVARCNNNLYSLFTDVSRHIEWIRDVMFRIDHNQTHILCSEHYSTRCT